GCCTTCGGCCCGGTGTGCGGGCGCGGGAGCACTCGCAACCGGATGTGATGCCGGATCAGTGTCGATACTCTTCATCACTGACCGGCTCCAGCCACTCGACGGCGCTGCCATCGACCTGTTTCTGGATGGCGATGTGTGTCATCGAATGCGTGGCCATAGCGCCGTGCCAGTGTTTGACGCCCGGTGGTGTCCAGATCACATCGCCTGCCCGGATCACGTGCTTCTCACCGCCTTCTTCCTGAATCCAGCCCCTGCCGTCGGTAACGACGAGGGTTTGTCCTGCCGGATGGGTGTGCCAGTTGGAGCGCGCCCCCGGCGCGAAAGTGACTTCGCCGCCGGTGGTCTGGCGGACATCATTGCCATCGAAGAGCGGGTCGATCAGCGCGTGGCCGGTGAACAGATCGGCACGTCCCACGACCGTATCCCGATCCTGGAGATGGCTGATCTGCATGTTTCCCGCGTGGGCAAGGCCCGCGGCCAGGGTCAGGGCCAATGCGGCCATCAGGTGGTTGGTTTTCATCGTGTCGACCTCTGCGTAACGGTGCCGGTGGATGTTTCGATGACCCGGCATTCGACGGGGGAGTGATACACATCGACCAGTGAGAGAAACCTTTGCACAGCTTGCTGTGACCGACCATGGCGCAGAGATGCAAACACTCATGAGGCGAGCTCATGGGTGCCCGGGACAAAACTGGCACGATTACCGGATTGGTATTCGAGCGTCAGGCAGGGTGGCGGCTCGTCATCAGTGGCGGAGCCGGCCGTTGAGACTGGATGACCGCGAAAGCCCGGTGAGCACGAAAGGGAAAGACTGCACAGGGCACCGTCGCCGTGGTCGATGGTGGTGGCCATCGGCAACGGTGCGCCGCCTTGCGAAAGCGGGTTCGGATTACACCTGGCTCAGGGCGTTAACGAGAATCGAGAATGCCGGGGAGGACTGCCGGCGATGAGGGTAGTAGAGGAAATAGCCGGTAAATGGCGGGCACCAGGCTTCCAGCACCGTTTCGAGCTTCCCGGCAGCGATGGCTTCCGCCGCCATGCCATCAGGGACATAGCCGATACCGTAGCCATCAATGGCCGCGGTAAGTATCGGTTCGGCGGTATTGAATGTCAGTTGCCCTTGTACCCTGACCCGAATCTCGTGGCCGTCCTTCTCGAACTCCCAGGCATAGAGTCCGCCGTGGGTTGGCAGTCTGAGGTTGATACAGTGATGCCGGGTCAGTTCCTGTGGCGTGCCGGGTCGGCCATGAGTGCGAAAATACTCCGGTGAGGCGACGGCGCGCATGGCGAAATCCGGCCCCACGCGCACTGCGATCATGCCCTCGCTGACCTGTTCACCCAGGCGGATACCGGCATCGAACTGCGATTCGACAATATCGGTGAGCTGATAGTCCGTCACGACCTCGACATGGATATCCGGGTACTGCTTGAGCACCGGGCGCAGTTTGGGCCAAACGATGGTGTTGGCGGCATAGTCCGTGGTGGTGATGCGGAAATTGCCGGCCGGCTTGTCGCGGGTATCGATGATCGACCACAGTTCACTCTCCAGCTCCTCAAGCATCGGCACCACCCGATCCAGCAGCCGCTGTCCCTCTACCGTGGGGGCCACCTTGCGGGTTGTTCGGGCCAGCACCTTGATGCCCAGACGCGTCTCGAGATCCCGAACCGTATGACTGAGCGCCGATTGAGACACGCCCAGCTGTGCCGCGGCCCTTGTGAAGGTGCCTGCCTTGGCGACAGTGGCGAAGGCCACCAGACCGGTCATGTTCTCTCTGAGCATTCATGAGCTCCTTTCATGGGTGCTGCCTGTGCAAGCGGATTATCAATGCGCCGAGGGCTGCTAACCTGCGGCTGCTATCAGCGATCGTGTTATCGCCACCCTTCAGGAGGTTGTCATGAAAATCAATCGCGTCGGCACGCAGCCATCCACACCGGGGCCGGAAGACTATTTTACCGGCACCGTTCGCATCGACCCACTGTTCAGCGCCGAAGAGCCCGGGCGCACCAGTGGTGCTGCAGTAACGTTCGAGCCCGGTGCGCGGACGGCCTGGCATACCCATCCGGCCGGTCAGACGCTGATCGTCACGGCAGGGGTTGGCCGGGTTCAGCGCGAAGGAGGGGCCATCGAAGAGATTCGCCCCGGCGATGTCGTGTGGTTCCCGGCGGGTGAGAAACACTGGCATGGTGCGGCGCCCGATGTCGCAATGACCCATAT
This DNA window, taken from Kushneria phosphatilytica, encodes the following:
- a CDS encoding (R)-mandelonitrile lyase, whose translation is MKINRVGTQPSTPGPEDYFTGTVRIDPLFSAEEPGRTSGAAVTFEPGARTAWHTHPAGQTLIVTAGVGRVQREGGAIEEIRPGDVVWFPAGEKHWHGAAPDVAMTHIAIQESIDGTPVTWLEKVRDDQYEGQA
- a CDS encoding LysR family transcriptional regulator, whose product is MLRENMTGLVAFATVAKAGTFTRAAAQLGVSQSALSHTVRDLETRLGIKVLARTTRKVAPTVEGQRLLDRVVPMLEELESELWSIIDTRDKPAGNFRITTTDYAANTIVWPKLRPVLKQYPDIHVEVVTDYQLTDIVESQFDAGIRLGEQVSEGMIAVRVGPDFAMRAVASPEYFRTHGRPGTPQELTRHHCINLRLPTHGGLYAWEFEKDGHEIRVRVQGQLTFNTAEPILTAAIDGYGIGYVPDGMAAEAIAAGKLETVLEAWCPPFTGYFLYYPHRRQSSPAFSILVNALSQV
- a CDS encoding (R)-mandelonitrile lyase, yielding MKTNHLMAALALTLAAGLAHAGNMQISHLQDRDTVVGRADLFTGHALIDPLFDGNDVRQTTGGEVTFAPGARSNWHTHPAGQTLVVTDGRGWIQEEGGEKHVIRAGDVIWTPPGVKHWHGAMATHSMTHIAIQKQVDGSAVEWLEPVSDEEYRH